One window of the Lactococcus lactis genome contains the following:
- a CDS encoding DUF1655 domain-containing protein → MNNTANKETYILDDPIAFELMDLLKAKARHFIQLNDYVYRLFDGQSVVTFTTLENDIQVEMVKG, encoded by the coding sequence ATGAATAATACAGCAAACAAAGAAACTTATATCCTTGACGATCCAATCGCTTTTGAACTTATGGACTTATTAAAAGCCAAAGCACGCCACTTTATCCAACTTAATGATTACGTATACCGGTTGTTTGACGGTCAATCAGTTGTGACTTTCACAACTTTAGAAAATGATATTCAAGTAGAAATGGTTAAGGGGTAA